The Oryza brachyantha chromosome 6, ObraRS2, whole genome shotgun sequence region tttaatatttaggaaaatttttgatcaaacatttataatCTGGACAGTCgattttatattagaatatgtttataaaatctaatgatACCATGATAAAGCATTTCAACGCAAATCTATTTACATCTTTTACTTTGTTATCTAAACAAGCCATGTGAAAATTGTTGATGGTCAAAAAATCGAAGTTGGATCAAATCTTGTCTTAGCCTCCTATTGTTTTGCTTCTTCctttacttataagctaaaatttgaattgtcaactatattttatagttgattatattttttcatgataagtttattttacactaTTTACTTTTGAATCAATGTAAActcgtatataaaatttttacccaTAAACAAATCTTCATTTgctaattagttatttttcttccaaaaagcaAAACGATAGGAGCACTAAACGTTCATTTTTTTACTGCAAGCAGTACATTTAAAAGCAACTGATTCAATTCCAATGTCACTATAAAGAACTTGTTCCTTGTGAAAGTCATTATATAAAGCAAGATATTCTGAACTTAGGACGAAAGCACAAGAtgttagtataaatataaacacatgGTATCAAAGTTGATAAGAGATCATTGGTGGGCAGCTGTGAGTACAGtaccatcttttcgcttctacttatacttataaactaaaatttaaatttttaactttaaatttagaattaattttagaattttttaccgaagtttatttttcagccttgctTCTAGATCAGTAAGAATgcgtgtatatattttttactcattaattatttttggtttgtaaAGGTTGACCCACCCACCCATGCTGTTTCTGTTTACCAGTCTTTCATCAAGGCATTGATGCCACATTGCCATCACTCAACTCAACAACCATATCGTGTCCAGATGCGCCTGATGTTGCCGCATTTTTAGCATCCATTTTTACAGACACAGGCTGCAGAGGGAAGAACAGACAGCCAGACAGGTAGCCATGACCTCGCcgctgttgttttttttttcccagtcGCCGGTGAGTCTAGGCAAATTGTGACGGTGGTGTGGTCTCCATGCTGCCGTGCTgagcctcgccgtcgccgccggcggaagTTCCGGCCGCCGCGTTAACTGACTGAGAGGTCTCAAGTTGAGCATTCCAAGAGGATTGGGCCGGAAAGGGATCCCATGTACGATCCTGGCCATGATATGTTGGGCTGCAACCGGAACCAATCTGTCGGGCCAAAATATTGTTGGGCCGGAACTGGATACGGTACTGTGCAGCACCTAtggaaataagtttatttttagtttttaaatataatgtttattttttagtttttaaatataatgtttgactcttcatcttattttaagaaacatgatcaatatttttattgttattagatggtAAAACACGAATATTACTTTacacgtgactaattttttaaagtttcttttaaaaaataaataagatggatggtcaaacaccggacacaaaacaaaaataagtgTTTTTGGATGGAGATACTAACCATTTAGGGTTGactattaaaagaaaatctataTATGGGTTTGGAAACAGAGCTCTTTCACGTGGCCGTTTTCGCACCCCAAATGTATTAGATTGGGAGAGTTCCAGGCAACAACTATGCTAGATCCTTCTAACCTTGTCTAATTACAAAGAAGTGTAGACACatcattttttaccatttgGCACTTTGTCCCAATGATTACGCAGACTAGTGTTGAGTGGTTACAATGATCTGTAGACTTCTTCAGTTATGAACGAATATGCAGTTTTAATCTATATCATCTCACATTTGTTGCACCTGAAGTGTAAGCAAGTTCGTCAGTTTTCCTTGCTGATTTTTGCCTGAAAACGGAAACAGTGACCTGGACGAGAGAGCTAAACTACGCTCAGTGGCTCAGTGCTCTGATGGTTTAGGCCCATGTTGTAACAAAAGGACTTTCCTTATACCATGTGTCTAACCGCATGATCTATCACCTCCTAATGATCATGCTACTGTTAATAAATGGGAGAACCATCTCTAGTGGAGCTTTGAAGGATAATGGAACTTGGTAACAAACACCCTTCTCAGGAATGCTGTGTAACCAGAAAACACAGCTGATACTATGCAGCCTGCAGCACCTACGTGATGCATTTGATTATTACATCCTTAAATGGACTTCTGCTGTTGATGCTAAATTAACAAGACAGAGATCTGAAATAAAACACCACATCGTAACACACATATAGCCAGGCCAGACATTCCAGAACACAATATTTCTTAACAAGTTTTGGCAGGTTCATAATAAGCCTCTGGTTCATGTGCATAGAACAACAAAACTACTGCAAGAGCACCATGACAAATTTGAAGGATACAGCAAAGCAACATCTAATCGAAGAGGGAGAATCCAAGGTCGTCTTCActctcttccttctcctctTCCTTCTTCTCCTCGGCCTTGGGGGCCTCGGCAGCAGCTCCACCGGCAGCGGCGCCAGCAGAAGCACCTCCACCAATCGCGGCACCGCCACCGACAGCACCAATGATCACCTGTGCAAGAATTGAGATCAGCACCGTAAGAAAATCGGTCACAGAAAAACGCAAGATCCACATGTGAGAGTATAGACTTGGTTGATACTGTTGCCATTGACACTACACAAACAATGGCTACATCTGACTTCACATCGGAATTGGTACTTTGTGACATATTTGTCAGCCAACAGCAGAAGAGCTAGCAAGATTTCAATGTAAGGCCACAGAGCCACACAGGCTGCAATGCTAAcaaatatgctaaaatttatagCCACCAATTTTCAAACACCAAAGCTTATCAATTAGGCTAAAGTAGTTGCTACAACAACCCACCCATATTAGATGAACCATTACATCCTAATATGCTATGACTTGTGTGCCAAAGCCCAGAAGCTCATAGCCTATGTGGCATCCATACATATACGAAAACAGTGCATAATCTTTGCCCAAATAAAACGCATTTACAATGCTaaaggcaatgcttagccacaTGATCAGAAGGTTAAAACTCTAGCCAAACAAGTAATGTAATTGCCCTAATTGACGACTAAATATTGAGGTTATAACAATAGCAACATCAAATGAACATGATATCATTAACTTTCCTATCGATGCAAGTAAAACATAGCATAAAACATCGCACAAATCTGAATCAGAAGAGCTATTCTATTCAGATCCCCAACTAGAACAAGATGCAATCAACGCACACAACGACGCGTCAGGATGGGAAGGGGAGCGGACCTGGaagacggcggagctgggggTGACCATGGCGAAGGAGGACTGGACCCCGGCGGCCgagtcggcggcggacgcggcggcgacgaggcggcgctgCAGCTCGTagtgggtggcggcggaggcctcGAGGTCGCCCTTGAGCTGCTTGGCCGTCCACTCGTCGCCGGAGCTCCGGCACACGAAGGTGTACACGCCCATGTCTGctttgcggcggcggaggagggttgGAGAGGCGAGATCGAAACCCTAGCTAGGGTTCAGGAGCTTATGTAGGTGGTGTAATGGGCCAGCCTACCGGCCCATGCAGAAAACTCTTCCTACTTTGGGCCCGGCCCAATTGCAAAGTCACAGCACAACCAATGAACCAAACCAGTTGTGCCCCAgtttataaaaagtatattaatattttaatatgaagtaattatattataaaaatgtattcAATGGTGAATTTAACGGGACTAATTTGGTGATGTGAATGCTAGTACttcttttctataattttagtcaaattagAAGATGTTAGACTTGTAACAAACCTGAAGTACTTTATAACATGAAACGTTGGGAATATACATACATCACCGTACATATTGCAATCCTTTATATTTCTTGTATCTCTCCCTTCTTTCTATTGGAGACATATAGTACTTGAGAAAAAACTCCCCATCCTGAACAAAGcctttagtttaatttttcaaaaccatTTTTGTAAGGGACAGATGTCCATTTTGAATCCACTgattttgaagaaaagaacTAATTGGAACTTAGGAGCAGAGTAATGtactctcttcttcttcttttgcgATGGTACAGTGCATTCTTGCTTCTTGCAAACATCAAGTTCACAAGCTGTGCCAAATCTGACAGCTTTGGTTCATCATCACCTGACCTAGCTCGTGTGCTTGTGGAATCCTCTGAGCCTCCCATATAGCATCACAAAGACAAGAACAAGCTTCCCTGAATCACTCCACCACCCAGAGAAGCTGTATGGCTTGTCATGGCAGGCAATCCCCTTCTTCTCCGGCTgcatcagcagcagcctcGAGCAGCTGTAACCAGTGGACAGCCCTATGTTCCCGTATGCGCTGCGTGCAGAAGCAACAATTGATAAATGAATAGAGTAATAGACTCATCAATCATGTCGGGGAGCAAGAACATTATTAGAGGAATTTGGTGTGCATCTGTGCGATTTGGGAGAGTACCTGATCACCTCAAAGACGATGTTAAATGTGGAGAAATTGAGGGGGTCAGTGGAAAGTGATCTCCTCTCGGTGATGCAGACCAGCATTGTCAGTGCAGCGTTGAAGGCTAGTGGTGACAATGTCATCCTCTTCAGGAATGGATTTCCCTTCCTTGCTTTGTTATCTTGTTCCGGGTTGCTTTGTTTGTGATCTTGGCATGCTGAGAAAAAAGTTGTCAAGGATGGAGTGtacctgaaaaagaaaaatgcagacAACTGGTGAAGCTTCTCTCTGCTGATTTTGCCtgaaaaatttgagaacttgATCGACAACAACTCACATCATGGCCATGAACAGTACTAAAACTGCTGGTGCCACAAGGGAGCAGTCAATGGAATTTTCTCCTGCCTGCCTTGCATTCACTGCCATGAACAATGCATTGAT contains the following coding sequences:
- the LOC102707222 gene encoding 60S acidic ribosomal protein P3, with translation MGVYTFVCRSSGDEWTAKQLKGDLEASAATHYELQRRLVAAASAADSAAGVQSSFAMVTPSSAVFQVIIGAVGGGAAIGGGASAGAAAGGAAAEAPKAEEKKEEEKEESEDDLGFSLFD